Proteins encoded within one genomic window of Mycoplasma phocoenae:
- the cas9 gene encoding type II CRISPR RNA-guided endonuclease Cas9 (Cas9, originally named Csn1, is the large, multifunctional signature protein of type II CRISPR/Cas systems. It is well known even to general audiences because its RNA-guided endonuclease activity has made it a popular tool for custom editing of eukaryotic genomes.): MDKKNVALGFDLGVASVGWAIVDADTNEVLHLGSRLFEEPKLAVDRRTFRSKRRLIRRKAYRSRKLESLFFKYKEILNLNISSKEEINNIYFNEQKIHDITLNLKIKAMKEKIDSTSLVWIMHDYLENRGVFYELAEDNEDKKSKEKTTLLADDISPTLLLKEYYDKWGFYKQFETLNNKRFTNKAWMNEITNLLNVQSKYYSEEFKDFMEEYLTIFNYIRSFEHGPGSIHSPSKYGIYDIKNGQIYKKYENVWEKTIGKCSLFINEFRAPKQSTSAEFFDLLNELNNTGYTELKSWKMSKENKIEFLQYTLAKMCKQSRIPKLTHQLLEQYVIDAEPNIDFDVHKFNTINLEEFKTPQSTFILIKILQKYDADLSKLNIEALLNENIESTWIGLFDKIVDILSISKNIDYRVEQLMILKNKFIEYFDLTEANVVECIKEIASNKKINIKNTHSLSYKAIRISLSDLVNIENNYESLKYNEESNLFKLLKSNSIQVNKIKLNTEQNRKYIKTDFLNEAILAPAVKRTMREAVAVFNKIIKKFSNQYTIVKVGIELPRENNDAEQTAAINKIQNKNKKRNKDILDSSRKFLENKNIDWEYLNAKTKEKILLWYQQDGYDVYSMNKLDLYKLITDPSYAEVDHIIPRSILLDNSISNKVVTTMSMNKIKSGKIPYQFIQGKQWDDYVALCRKIFLNKDMNKYYNHANVRIKKYNNLTIQNFDDKTKMEFLNRQLNDTRYSAKLFFNELMNYSMHHNNQFVVHPITGSFTAGMRNYSKMKPKDRKINSHHAFDASIVAITANNLNPFFRADKLNNIILNEKGNVFDSEGEFLCKVDDLNFNGMHIASLIRKNIRDKESEIEEKVRYSWKKVKKFTKPLSHETLYSAKKVLGNGNIMHIETKDIFKISVEYWEKNKEKFLISASDPNLFAILENIFECYKDKCANKNNLPFLLYMNDLLEQESDLFTKEQVQNCLQQEKILLITNKNTLKYIKKLKVYSENKKPVDVLFNTKQNNQSYYNSLKQLAVLVYKNKKNKYGGVAINANILPFDNHSKNLLDETIYKTQFLNIQKDKFNISHESKPLFVLYPGTVFQDKTTKKLYRYVMYNIQNSNLTLSSIRESHIANKVISLVFDSYNIVEQDELGFSTKIELK, translated from the coding sequence ATGGACAAAAAAAACGTTGCATTAGGTTTTGATTTAGGTGTTGCTTCTGTTGGGTGAGCAATTGTTGATGCGGACACTAATGAGGTTCTACATTTGGGTTCAAGATTATTTGAAGAACCTAAATTAGCGGTAGACAGAAGAACTTTTCGCTCAAAAAGAAGATTGATAAGAAGAAAAGCGTATAGAAGCAGAAAATTAGAATCATTATTTTTTAAATATAAAGAAATACTAAATCTAAATATTAGTAGCAAAGAAGAAATTAATAATATTTATTTCAATGAACAAAAAATCCATGACATTACACTGAATTTAAAAATCAAAGCAATGAAAGAAAAAATTGATTCAACATCACTAGTTTGAATAATGCACGATTATTTAGAAAATCGTGGAGTTTTTTATGAATTGGCAGAAGATAATGAAGATAAAAAATCAAAAGAAAAAACCACATTATTAGCTGATGATATATCACCAACTTTATTATTAAAGGAATATTATGATAAATGAGGGTTCTATAAACAATTCGAAACATTAAATAATAAACGATTCACAAATAAAGCTTGAATGAATGAAATAACCAATTTATTAAATGTTCAAAGCAAATATTACTCAGAAGAATTCAAAGACTTCATGGAAGAATATTTAACGATTTTTAATTATATTAGATCTTTTGAACATGGACCCGGTAGCATTCACAGCCCATCAAAATACGGAATTTATGATATAAAAAATGGTCAAATTTATAAAAAATACGAAAACGTATGAGAAAAAACAATAGGAAAATGTTCATTATTTATTAATGAATTTAGAGCTCCTAAACAATCAACTAGTGCTGAATTTTTTGATTTGTTAAACGAATTAAATAACACTGGCTATACAGAATTAAAAAGCTGAAAAATGAGCAAAGAAAACAAAATAGAATTTTTACAATATACTCTTGCCAAAATGTGTAAACAATCTAGAATTCCTAAACTCACACATCAACTGTTAGAACAGTATGTAATAGATGCCGAACCAAATATAGACTTTGATGTGCATAAATTTAATACAATCAATTTAGAAGAATTTAAAACTCCACAAAGTACTTTTATATTAATTAAAATACTTCAAAAGTATGATGCTGATTTATCTAAACTAAATATTGAAGCTTTATTAAATGAAAACATCGAATCTACTTGAATAGGATTATTTGATAAAATAGTCGATATATTATCAATAAGTAAAAATATTGATTATAGAGTTGAACAATTAATGATATTGAAAAATAAATTTATCGAATACTTTGATTTAACAGAAGCAAATGTTGTTGAGTGCATAAAAGAAATTGCATCCAATAAAAAAATAAACATTAAAAATACACATTCATTATCTTACAAAGCAATAAGAATATCCTTAAGTGATTTGGTTAATATTGAAAATAATTATGAATCATTGAAATACAATGAAGAATCAAATTTATTCAAGTTGCTTAAATCTAACTCTATACAAGTGAATAAAATAAAGTTAAATACAGAACAAAATCGTAAATACATTAAAACAGATTTTTTAAACGAAGCAATATTAGCACCCGCAGTAAAAAGAACAATGCGTGAAGCTGTTGCAGTATTCAATAAAATCATTAAAAAATTCTCAAATCAATACACTATTGTAAAAGTGGGTATTGAATTACCAAGAGAAAATAATGATGCTGAACAAACTGCTGCAATTAACAAAATTCAAAACAAAAACAAAAAAAGAAATAAAGACATTTTAGATAGTTCAAGAAAATTTTTAGAAAATAAGAATATCGATTGAGAGTATTTAAATGCCAAAACCAAAGAAAAAATTTTATTGTGATATCAACAAGATGGATATGACGTGTATTCAATGAATAAATTGGATCTTTATAAATTAATAACAGATCCTTCATATGCAGAAGTAGATCACATTATTCCGCGATCAATTTTACTAGACAACTCCATATCAAATAAAGTTGTTACAACAATGAGCATGAATAAAATTAAAAGTGGGAAAATACCATACCAATTTATACAAGGTAAACAATGAGATGATTATGTAGCATTGTGTCGGAAAATATTTTTGAATAAAGACATGAATAAATATTACAATCATGCTAACGTTCGTATTAAAAAATATAATAATTTAACAATTCAAAATTTCGATGATAAAACTAAAATGGAATTTTTAAATCGTCAATTAAACGATACTAGATACTCGGCTAAATTATTTTTTAATGAATTAATGAATTATTCCATGCATCACAACAATCAATTTGTTGTGCACCCAATTACTGGTAGCTTTACTGCGGGAATGAGAAATTATTCAAAAATGAAACCAAAAGATAGAAAAATAAATTCTCATCATGCATTTGACGCATCTATAGTTGCAATAACAGCTAACAATTTGAATCCATTTTTCAGAGCGGATAAATTGAATAATATTATATTAAATGAAAAAGGTAACGTATTCGATTCCGAAGGTGAATTTTTATGCAAAGTTGATGATTTGAATTTCAATGGTATGCACATCGCGTCATTAATTAGAAAAAACATCAGAGATAAAGAAAGCGAAATTGAAGAAAAAGTTAGATATTCGTGAAAAAAAGTAAAAAAATTCACCAAACCATTATCGCATGAAACATTGTATTCGGCTAAAAAAGTTTTGGGTAACGGGAATATAATGCATATTGAAACTAAAGATATTTTTAAAATATCAGTTGAATATTGAGAAAAAAATAAAGAAAAATTTTTAATTAGTGCTTCAGATCCAAATTTATTTGCAATTCTTGAAAATATCTTTGAATGTTATAAAGATAAATGCGCAAACAAGAATAATTTACCATTTTTATTGTATATGAATGATTTATTGGAGCAAGAGAGCGATTTATTCACAAAAGAACAAGTTCAAAACTGCTTGCAACAAGAGAAAATTCTTTTAATAACAAATAAAAATACATTGAAATACATTAAAAAATTAAAAGTGTATAGTGAAAATAAAAAACCAGTAGATGTATTATTTAATACTAAGCAAAATAATCAATCTTATTACAATAGTCTAAAACAATTAGCTGTATTAGTTTATAAAAATAAAAAGAATAAATACGGGGGCGTTGCGATAAATGCAAACATTCTACCATTTGATAACCATTCAAAAAATTTATTGGACGAAACTATTTATAAAACACAATTTTTAAACATACAAAAAGATAAATTCAATATTTCGCACGAATCTAAACCATTGTTTGTTTTATATCCTGGAACTGTTTTCCAAGATAAAACAACGAAGAAATTGTATAGATATGTAATGTATAATATACAAAATTCAAATCTTACTTTAAGTTCAATTAGAGAATCACATATAGCAAATAAAGTGATTTCTCTGGTATTTGACTCATACAACATAGTGGAACAAGATGAATTGGGTTTTTCAACAAAAATTGAATTAAAATAA